A genomic region of Mycobacterium senriense contains the following coding sequences:
- a CDS encoding nuclear transport factor 2 family protein, which translates to MTGDARNDEAAIRELLAGYALALDVGDIDECVQLFAPDGEFLVYGKTFAGRDAIAGMFRAAARGLHLNGSARIEVAGERATARSQVLFVRAGDLQLRPAIYDDELTGTAGQWRFARRRCRFVTSAGLADSPEVSPS; encoded by the coding sequence ATGACGGGCGACGCCCGCAACGATGAGGCCGCGATCCGCGAACTGCTCGCCGGTTACGCCCTGGCGCTTGACGTCGGCGACATCGACGAATGCGTGCAGCTGTTCGCGCCCGACGGTGAATTTTTGGTCTACGGCAAGACCTTTGCCGGCCGTGACGCAATCGCGGGCATGTTCCGCGCCGCGGCCCGCGGCCTGCACCTGAACGGCAGCGCGCGGATCGAGGTCGCGGGGGAGCGAGCCACCGCCAGATCGCAGGTGCTGTTCGTCCGCGCGGGCGACCTGCAACTGCGGCCGGCGATCTACGACGACGAGCTGACCGGCACCGCCGGGCAGTGGCGCTTTGCGCGGCGCCGCTGCCGCTTCGTCACCAGCGCCGGCCTGGCCGACAGCCCCGAGGTGAGTCCATCATGA
- a CDS encoding HpcH/HpaI aldolase family protein, which yields MTSPSNLQQALSRKTPIFGGWVTGPTALGPEEFARAGYDYVGFDAQHGYLDDAGIARTLRRIEHLPVGTVVRLPNADAAPIGRVLDAGADAVVIAMIESADQAAAAVAAARYPPRGVRSFGPLRASLGHDPAVHESRVSVFAMIETAAALAGIHEICAIDGLTGIYVGPADLAISLGAGVVGATRHPEVLDAIVRIHRAASDAGLVTGIHAGDGKTGHAMAQLGFGLITLAAESQALRRGAAEHLHEATQ from the coding sequence ATGACTTCGCCCAGTAACCTGCAGCAGGCGCTGAGCCGCAAGACCCCGATCTTCGGCGGCTGGGTCACCGGCCCGACGGCGTTGGGCCCCGAGGAATTCGCCCGCGCCGGTTATGATTACGTCGGCTTCGACGCGCAGCACGGCTATCTCGACGACGCCGGTATCGCCCGCACCTTGCGCCGCATCGAGCACCTGCCCGTCGGCACGGTGGTGCGCCTGCCCAACGCCGACGCGGCGCCGATCGGGCGGGTGCTGGACGCCGGCGCCGATGCCGTCGTCATCGCGATGATCGAGTCGGCGGACCAGGCCGCCGCCGCGGTGGCCGCCGCCCGCTACCCGCCGAGGGGCGTGCGCAGCTTCGGCCCGCTGCGCGCCAGCCTGGGACACGACCCCGCCGTCCACGAGTCACGAGTCAGCGTGTTCGCGATGATCGAGACCGCGGCCGCGCTGGCCGGCATTCACGAGATCTGCGCCATCGACGGGCTCACCGGAATCTACGTCGGCCCAGCCGATCTCGCCATTTCACTGGGTGCCGGCGTCGTGGGCGCCACCCGGCATCCCGAGGTGCTGGACGCGATCGTGCGCATCCATCGGGCGGCGTCGGACGCGGGCCTGGTCACCGGCATTCACGCCGGGGACGGCAAGACGGGTCATGCGATGGCGCAGCTGGGCTTCGGCCTGATCACCCTGGCCGCAGAGTCACAGGCGCTGCGACGCGGCGCCGCGGAGCACCTGCATGAGGCGACGCAATGA
- a CDS encoding zinc-binding dehydrogenase produces MWSHRIIAPYLFERNTIHDKTPECLADGQVLLRFSAAGVCGSDLPAFRGARGRIPGDDGRSGPEKDGFPIHEVAGEVIASRHPAHRPGDHVVGWASGFDGLMERIVSHGDGLAPYDPALTPAQAVGLQPLACVLYACEQLGDLADRHVAIIGQGSIGLLFSYVAKAAGARRVTGVDPIDRHDLARAFGVDDAVRATSDRWVSQLGPGDRADVVIEAVGHQVATLNHAIDAAAPGGTVFYFGVADDEMYPISMRVMLRNNLTLKSGVTLDRRRMLELAGKFAAEHPWLLGAYLTHTFGIDGVQDAFDLACRPDPERIKIAIAE; encoded by the coding sequence GTGTGGTCCCACCGGATCATTGCCCCGTATCTGTTCGAGCGCAACACAATCCACGACAAGACTCCCGAGTGCCTGGCCGACGGGCAGGTGCTACTGCGGTTTTCGGCCGCGGGTGTCTGCGGCAGCGATCTGCCGGCCTTTCGCGGCGCCAGGGGACGGATCCCCGGTGACGACGGCCGAAGCGGACCCGAGAAGGACGGCTTTCCCATCCACGAGGTCGCCGGCGAGGTGATCGCCAGCCGGCACCCCGCACACCGCCCAGGCGATCACGTCGTCGGCTGGGCGTCCGGATTCGACGGCCTAATGGAACGCATCGTCAGCCACGGTGACGGGCTGGCGCCGTACGATCCGGCGTTGACCCCTGCCCAGGCGGTCGGGCTGCAACCACTGGCTTGCGTGCTGTACGCCTGCGAGCAGCTCGGCGACTTGGCCGACCGGCACGTCGCGATCATCGGCCAGGGATCGATCGGCTTGTTGTTCTCCTACGTCGCCAAGGCGGCGGGCGCGCGTCGTGTCACCGGGGTGGACCCGATTGATCGCCACGATCTGGCAAGGGCTTTCGGGGTCGACGACGCGGTGCGCGCGACCAGCGACCGCTGGGTGAGCCAGCTCGGACCGGGTGACCGCGCGGACGTCGTCATCGAGGCCGTCGGCCACCAGGTCGCCACCCTGAACCACGCCATCGACGCCGCCGCCCCCGGCGGCACCGTGTTCTACTTCGGCGTCGCCGACGACGAGATGTATCCGATCAGCATGCGGGTGATGCTGCGCAACAACCTGACCCTGAAATCCGGTGTGACGCTGGACCGGCGCCGGATGCTGGAGCTCGCCGGCAAGTTCGCCGCCGAGCACCCCTGGCTGCTGGGCGCCTACCTCACCCACACGTTCGGCATCGACGGGGTGCAGGACGCCTTCGACCTGGCCTGCCGGCCGGATCCCGAACGCATCAAGATCGCGATCGCCGAATGA
- a CDS encoding cytochrome P450 has product MTERRNPLHTVGFHYDPFDAAVMANPLPYYRILRDDHPVYYMPQWDSFALSRFDDIWTVLEVNNGTFVASEGTLPPASVLAQHNSGPVDDPPLHPLPFHAMFDADLYGEIRRTHSHPFRPRSVMDLEGRIRTLANERLDALLPGGSFDLTQDYGGIVVAAIVCELCGIPTDLAPQVLATVNAGSLAQPGEGVDTGQARPNYFEYLLPAVRRRRADPSGGPLDVVDGLLGYHLPDGSALDDMEVATQMLCIFIGGTETVPKIVAHGLWELSRRPDQLAAVRADLDNNVLVARDEMIRFCAPAQWFARTVRKPFEIHGQTLNPGQRVITLLASANRDEREYPQPDEFIWDRPIRRSLAFGRGQHFCIGYHLARLEVAVLLAEWLRRVPDYAIQGDMATRLPSSFQWGWNNIPVEV; this is encoded by the coding sequence ATGACGGAGCGACGAAACCCCTTGCACACGGTCGGCTTTCACTACGACCCATTCGATGCGGCGGTGATGGCGAACCCGTTGCCGTACTACCGAATCCTGCGCGATGACCACCCGGTGTACTACATGCCGCAGTGGGACAGCTTCGCGCTGTCGCGCTTCGACGACATCTGGACGGTGCTGGAAGTCAACAACGGCACGTTCGTCGCCTCGGAAGGCACGCTGCCACCGGCATCGGTTCTCGCGCAACACAACAGCGGCCCGGTCGACGACCCGCCGCTGCACCCGCTGCCGTTTCACGCCATGTTCGACGCGGACCTGTACGGCGAGATCCGGCGCACCCACTCCCACCCGTTTAGGCCACGGTCGGTCATGGACCTGGAGGGCCGGATCCGCACGCTGGCCAACGAACGCCTCGACGCCCTGCTCCCGGGCGGTTCGTTCGACCTGACCCAGGACTACGGCGGCATCGTGGTGGCCGCCATCGTCTGCGAATTGTGTGGTATACCGACCGATCTCGCGCCACAGGTCCTCGCCACGGTCAACGCCGGCAGCCTCGCGCAGCCCGGCGAAGGCGTGGACACCGGCCAAGCGCGGCCCAACTACTTCGAATATCTGCTGCCCGCCGTGCGGCGCCGCCGCGCCGATCCGTCCGGGGGACCGCTCGATGTCGTCGATGGCCTGCTCGGCTATCACCTGCCCGATGGCAGCGCGCTCGACGACATGGAAGTCGCGACCCAGATGCTGTGCATCTTCATCGGGGGGACCGAGACGGTGCCCAAAATCGTGGCGCACGGACTCTGGGAGCTCAGCCGGCGGCCCGACCAACTCGCCGCCGTGCGGGCCGACCTGGACAACAACGTGCTCGTCGCGCGCGACGAGATGATCCGATTCTGCGCGCCGGCGCAGTGGTTCGCCCGAACGGTGCGCAAGCCCTTCGAGATTCACGGCCAGACCCTGAATCCGGGTCAGCGCGTCATCACCTTGCTCGCCTCGGCAAACCGCGACGAGCGGGAATACCCCCAGCCCGACGAATTCATCTGGGACAGGCCCATCCGCCGCTCGCTGGCGTTCGGCCGCGGCCAGCACTTCTGCATCGGATATCATCTGGCGCGGCTGGAAGTGGCTGTGCTGCTGGCCGAATGGCTGCGCCGGGTACCGGACTACGCGATCCAGGGCGACATGGCCACCCGGCTGCCTTCCAGCTTCCAGTGGGGATGGAACAACATCCCGGTGGAGGTCTGA
- a CDS encoding NIPSNAP family protein produces the protein MKKYFGHTLLYLHETISLGSGRSDRFTEIFTDTYQPMMELLGARLFAIWESTPYNGHWPQVTVIWEIDGFADYARIGAAQARGGSHEAASGKWSAFLADIGASGEGRIMYPGPSNKTLAQLRDANFTAPLVIQEIMQTKPGRQDDYIRELERLYVPWSERTGKRWLGSFTTTFRYNEVIHYWALDGGWDCFAEHYPSWKESPPAEIVTWMSVAPALRDGWEDSILQALPPSPLQ, from the coding sequence ATGAAGAAATACTTCGGCCACACACTGCTCTACTTGCACGAGACGATCTCGCTGGGATCCGGGCGAAGCGACCGCTTCACCGAAATCTTCACCGACACGTATCAGCCGATGATGGAGCTACTCGGCGCCCGGCTGTTCGCGATCTGGGAATCCACGCCGTACAACGGTCACTGGCCACAGGTGACGGTCATCTGGGAGATCGACGGCTTCGCCGATTACGCCAGGATCGGCGCCGCGCAGGCCCGTGGCGGCAGCCACGAGGCCGCGTCCGGCAAATGGTCGGCGTTTCTGGCCGACATCGGCGCCTCCGGGGAGGGCCGCATCATGTACCCCGGCCCCAGCAACAAGACGCTCGCTCAGCTTCGCGACGCGAATTTCACTGCGCCGCTAGTGATTCAAGAGATCATGCAGACCAAGCCGGGGCGTCAGGATGACTACATCCGCGAACTGGAGCGGCTGTACGTTCCGTGGTCGGAACGCACCGGTAAGCGCTGGCTCGGTTCGTTCACCACGACCTTCCGCTACAACGAGGTCATCCACTACTGGGCGCTGGACGGCGGCTGGGACTGCTTCGCCGAACACTATCCGTCCTGGAAGGAGAGCCCACCGGCCGAAATCGTCACGTGGATGAGTGTGGCTCCCGCGCTGCGCGACGGGTGGGAGGACTCCATTCTGCAGGCCCTCCCGCCATCGCCACTGCAATGA
- a CDS encoding CaiB/BaiF CoA transferase family protein, translated as MAGPVAGVKVVELGVWVAGPAAGGILADWGADVIKIEPPTGDPARMFGRMLGCDLGLNPPFEMDNRSKRSVVLDLGTDAGRGTAFELLADADVFLTNVRPGALQRLGLDFETVAAANPRLVYGLITGYGQDGPDADRAAFDVAAFWSRAGVAHLLTRPGDTPPFQRGGMGDHSAGMTMAAAVCAALLARERTGMGQLVTTSLYRQGAYTVSFDLNTYLMSGQPIAIGQRETMGNPCMNNYAASDGRRFWIVGLEPERHWPALCRAVGRPEWRDDPRFADARARAVNSTALIAALDEIFATRPLDEWAQVFAGEPDFFWSPINTLEDVVADEQFHAAGGIVDVPDGDAVVPMVATPADFHGTPWAPRSAAPELGQHTEEVLADLEARRGS; from the coding sequence ATGGCGGGACCGGTAGCAGGCGTCAAAGTCGTCGAACTCGGAGTCTGGGTAGCCGGACCGGCCGCCGGCGGCATCTTGGCGGACTGGGGCGCCGACGTGATCAAGATCGAACCGCCCACCGGTGATCCGGCGCGCATGTTCGGCCGGATGCTGGGCTGCGACCTGGGCCTCAACCCGCCGTTCGAGATGGACAACCGGTCCAAGCGCAGCGTCGTGCTGGACCTGGGGACCGATGCGGGCCGCGGCACCGCGTTCGAATTGCTCGCCGACGCAGACGTTTTCCTGACCAATGTGCGCCCCGGCGCGTTGCAACGGCTCGGACTGGACTTCGAGACGGTGGCGGCCGCCAACCCGCGGCTGGTCTACGGGCTCATCACCGGATACGGCCAAGACGGGCCCGACGCCGACCGCGCCGCCTTCGACGTCGCCGCATTCTGGTCCCGGGCCGGGGTGGCCCACCTGCTCACCCGGCCCGGTGACACGCCCCCGTTTCAGCGCGGCGGCATGGGCGATCACTCCGCCGGGATGACGATGGCCGCGGCCGTGTGCGCGGCCCTGCTGGCGCGCGAACGCACCGGAATGGGCCAGCTGGTGACGACCTCGCTCTACCGGCAGGGCGCCTACACCGTGAGCTTCGACCTCAACACCTATCTGATGAGCGGCCAGCCGATCGCGATCGGCCAGCGCGAAACGATGGGCAACCCGTGCATGAACAACTACGCCGCCTCTGACGGGCGGCGGTTCTGGATAGTCGGCCTGGAGCCCGAGCGGCACTGGCCGGCGCTGTGCCGTGCGGTGGGCCGGCCTGAGTGGCGCGACGACCCCCGGTTCGCCGATGCCCGGGCCCGCGCCGTCAATTCGACCGCGCTGATCGCCGCGCTGGACGAAATCTTCGCCACGCGACCCCTCGACGAGTGGGCGCAGGTCTTCGCCGGCGAACCGGATTTCTTCTGGTCACCGATCAACACCCTGGAGGACGTCGTCGCCGACGAACAGTTCCATGCGGCGGGCGGCATCGTCGACGTCCCCGACGGCGACGCAGTCGTGCCGATGGTGGCCACACCCGCGGATTTCCATGGGACGCCGTGGGCACCGCGTTCTGCGGCACCGGAACTCGGGCAGCACACCGAGGAAGTCCTGGCCGACCTCGAGGCGCGCCGCGGGTCCTGA
- a CDS encoding NmrA family transcriptional regulator encodes MPATAIFAQAASEAGVRAVVNMSQISARREAKSHAAQQHWIAERLLDRFAFGTTHLRPTFFAEWLKWQWARSGDEGVLRLPFGNGRHAPIAGRDQAGVIAAILQNPAPHDRQVYPLVGAEELDHYRIAEQMSDALGIALRYEPIGIPTFAAALTAQGRPDFFVQHISSVAQDYQDGVFAGENNLVEVISGHRPMTVGEYVDANRAAFDHDGSFAVREARVAS; translated from the coding sequence TTGCCGGCCACGGCAATCTTCGCCCAAGCCGCCAGCGAGGCGGGCGTGCGGGCGGTGGTCAACATGTCGCAGATCTCGGCGCGTCGCGAGGCGAAAAGCCATGCCGCGCAGCAGCACTGGATCGCCGAGCGGCTGCTGGACCGGTTCGCCTTCGGCACCACGCATCTGCGCCCGACGTTCTTCGCCGAGTGGCTCAAATGGCAGTGGGCGCGCAGCGGTGACGAGGGCGTGCTGCGGCTGCCGTTCGGCAACGGGCGCCACGCTCCCATCGCCGGGCGTGACCAGGCGGGCGTCATCGCCGCCATCCTGCAAAACCCGGCCCCGCACGATCGGCAGGTCTACCCGCTGGTGGGTGCCGAGGAACTCGACCACTACCGCATCGCCGAGCAGATGTCGGATGCGCTCGGCATCGCGCTCCGCTACGAGCCCATTGGCATCCCCACGTTCGCCGCGGCGCTGACGGCGCAGGGCCGGCCGGACTTCTTCGTTCAGCACATCAGCAGCGTCGCGCAGGACTACCAGGACGGCGTCTTCGCGGGTGAGAACAACCTGGTCGAGGTGATCAGCGGGCACCGGCCGATGACCGTCGGCGAGTACGTCGACGCCAACCGAGCCGCCTTCGACCACGACGGCAGCTTCGCGGTGCGCGAAGCGCGCGTGGCGAGCTGA
- a CDS encoding winged helix-turn-helix transcriptional regulator produces MEFDNRLHDRRQWTIGEGCSMSKVLELLSTKTAFQVVRELFFGTTRFEDFVERIATSAPAVSRALKQLEAAGIVARVPYQERGQRARDEYRLTEAGEDFLPVFMSLVQWGDAYLQDGPAPLKFVDADTGETVGVRVTTDTGTPGKRSADIRIQRVTPSGRRT; encoded by the coding sequence ATGGAGTTCGATAACCGGCTGCACGACCGCCGGCAGTGGACGATCGGCGAGGGCTGTTCGATGTCGAAGGTCCTCGAACTGCTGAGCACCAAGACCGCCTTTCAGGTAGTCCGCGAATTATTCTTCGGCACAACGCGTTTCGAGGATTTCGTGGAACGCATCGCGACGTCGGCACCTGCGGTGTCGCGGGCCCTCAAACAGCTCGAGGCGGCGGGCATCGTCGCGCGCGTTCCATATCAGGAGCGAGGGCAGCGCGCCCGCGACGAGTACCGGCTGACCGAGGCCGGGGAGGACTTCCTGCCGGTGTTCATGTCGCTGGTGCAGTGGGGAGACGCCTACCTGCAGGACGGTCCCGCCCCCCTGAAGTTCGTCGACGCCGACACCGGCGAGACCGTCGGGGTGCGCGTGACCACCGACACCGGCACACCGGGAAAGCGCTCCGCCGATATCCGGATCCAACGCGTTACCCCATCCGGGCGTCGCACGTGA
- a CDS encoding DUF427 domain-containing protein codes for MTLVAGRGPLSSDPAGRFSPPIPEDVVYVEPHPRRVQAVKDGRVVIDTERVLMVHRRGRPLSYVFAADEVGDLPNEPEPEAPGFVEVPWDAVDAWLEEGRRLVHYPPNPYHRVDCRPTQRRLRVRVAGTTLVDTDDTVIVFETALGPRLYVDPAHVRTDLLRRSETESYCNYKGFATYWSFVSGDHVVSDVAWCYPGPPPESLPIKGFLSFDDTRVEMTAELPVSGRS; via the coding sequence ATGACTCTAGTGGCCGGGCGTGGTCCGCTCAGCAGCGATCCCGCGGGGCGGTTCTCGCCCCCGATACCCGAGGACGTCGTCTACGTCGAACCGCATCCCCGGCGCGTGCAGGCCGTCAAGGACGGCCGCGTGGTGATCGACACCGAACGGGTGCTGATGGTGCACCGGCGCGGCCGGCCGCTGAGCTACGTGTTCGCGGCCGACGAGGTCGGCGACCTACCCAACGAGCCGGAACCCGAGGCACCCGGTTTCGTCGAGGTGCCCTGGGACGCGGTCGACGCCTGGCTGGAAGAGGGGCGCAGGCTCGTGCATTACCCGCCCAATCCCTATCACCGCGTCGATTGCCGTCCGACCCAACGCCGCCTGCGCGTGCGCGTCGCCGGCACCACGCTGGTAGACACCGACGACACGGTGATCGTGTTCGAGACCGCGCTCGGCCCACGGCTCTACGTCGATCCGGCACACGTGCGCACCGATCTGTTGCGGCGCTCCGAGACGGAGAGTTACTGCAATTACAAGGGCTTCGCGACGTATTGGTCGTTCGTCTCGGGCGACCATGTCGTCTCCGACGTCGCGTGGTGCTATCCCGGCCCGCCACCGGAAAGCCTGCCCATCAAAGGATTCCTGAGCTTCGACGACACCCGCGTCGAGATGACGGCCGAGCTGCCGGTCAGCGGCCGTAGCTAG
- a CDS encoding acyl-CoA dehydrogenase family protein, with translation MDFSRVVLSPEDQDFFDQTRAFIEKHVTDEVRRRDRETGENFSEQVHLALGEAGYLTSDYQAESEGGFNPVRRRIFHLEIGRAHTPWFHWGTTAVVARLVKQFGAAELADAILPGVLSGEIRLCLGYTEPEGGSDVATCKTRAVRDGSGWVINGSKMFTSNAQNAKYVFLLTNTDPQGRKHKNLTMFLVPLDSDGIEIQGIRTVDGDRTNIVYYSDVRVDDLYRIGEVNGGWTVMRFALDAEHGITDPEDHGLQNISMLSEHGHLMAEAADGVAAVLATPDATGRRPIDDDAAKYRLGRSMARIEAAMSTPGMYGRVALIQTMREVSPELMDLLGTASALPTDTTGSADDGAIEFIFRHGVPAGIYGGTMEVFRNMIAQHELGLGRPSYGR, from the coding sequence ATGGACTTCTCCCGTGTAGTTCTCTCGCCAGAGGATCAGGACTTCTTTGACCAGACCCGGGCGTTCATCGAGAAACACGTCACCGACGAGGTGCGGCGGCGCGATCGCGAGACCGGTGAAAACTTCAGTGAGCAAGTGCATTTAGCGCTGGGGGAGGCGGGTTACCTGACGTCGGACTACCAGGCGGAGTCCGAAGGGGGATTCAATCCGGTGCGCCGGCGAATCTTCCACCTCGAGATCGGTCGTGCGCACACGCCGTGGTTCCACTGGGGCACCACGGCGGTCGTCGCGCGGCTGGTGAAGCAATTCGGGGCGGCCGAACTCGCCGACGCGATCCTACCGGGCGTGCTGTCCGGGGAGATCCGGCTCTGCCTGGGCTACACCGAGCCCGAAGGCGGCTCCGACGTCGCCACCTGCAAGACCCGGGCCGTGCGGGACGGATCGGGCTGGGTGATCAACGGCTCCAAGATGTTCACCTCGAACGCGCAGAACGCCAAGTACGTCTTCCTGTTGACCAACACCGATCCGCAGGGACGCAAACACAAGAACCTGACCATGTTTCTGGTGCCGCTGGATTCTGACGGCATCGAGATCCAGGGCATCCGCACGGTGGACGGTGATCGCACCAACATCGTGTACTACAGCGACGTGCGGGTCGATGACCTCTATCGGATCGGTGAGGTCAACGGCGGCTGGACGGTGATGCGGTTCGCCCTCGACGCCGAGCATGGCATTACCGACCCCGAAGATCATGGCCTGCAGAACATTTCGATGCTGTCGGAGCACGGCCACCTGATGGCCGAGGCGGCCGACGGGGTTGCGGCGGTGCTGGCCACGCCCGATGCGACAGGGCGGCGCCCGATCGACGACGACGCCGCGAAATACCGGCTCGGGCGCAGCATGGCACGCATCGAGGCGGCCATGTCCACTCCAGGAATGTACGGGCGGGTGGCTCTGATTCAGACCATGCGTGAGGTCTCCCCGGAATTGATGGACCTGCTGGGGACGGCATCGGCATTGCCCACCGACACAACGGGTTCCGCGGACGACGGCGCCATCGAGTTCATCTTCCGGCACGGCGTGCCCGCCGGCATCTACGGCGGCACCATGGAGGTGTTCCGCAACATGATCGCCCAGCACGAGCTGGGACTGGGGCGTCCTAGCTACGGCCGCTGA
- a CDS encoding LLM class F420-dependent oxidoreductase produces MRFTITHPMHSHPYNPELVSGDGIGKVAAATEAAGIHGFGFTDHPAPSQRWLEAGGHDALDPFVALGFAAATTSTLRLIPNIVVLPYRNPFVVAKSGATLDLLSGGRFTLAVGVGYLKREFAALGVSFDERAELFEESLQVIRAIWTGDDISFEGKHFSARGITAHPRPVSDPHPPIWIGGNTSSSRQRVAQYGDGWCPFPAPPQLAQTAGTAVIDSVQKLADGIDDLRRRCDAAQRDWSGIDITFTNFEGGSPASDDFNADAYLEGLDKLAKLGVTWVSIHLPGDSMTHALETLDRFRTLVVDAA; encoded by the coding sequence ATGCGGTTCACCATCACCCACCCGATGCACAGCCATCCGTACAACCCGGAACTGGTGAGCGGGGACGGCATCGGCAAGGTGGCAGCGGCGACCGAGGCGGCCGGGATCCACGGTTTCGGCTTCACCGATCACCCGGCGCCCTCACAGCGATGGCTTGAGGCCGGCGGACACGACGCGTTAGACCCTTTTGTCGCCTTGGGTTTCGCGGCGGCCACGACGTCCACGCTCAGACTGATCCCCAACATCGTGGTGCTGCCGTACCGAAACCCGTTCGTAGTGGCCAAGTCCGGCGCCACCCTGGACCTGCTCTCCGGTGGGCGCTTCACGCTGGCGGTGGGCGTGGGCTACCTCAAGCGCGAGTTCGCGGCACTCGGGGTGAGCTTTGACGAGCGCGCCGAGCTGTTCGAGGAGTCCCTGCAGGTGATCCGGGCCATCTGGACCGGCGACGATATATCCTTTGAGGGCAAGCATTTCAGCGCGCGCGGCATCACCGCGCATCCCCGGCCGGTGAGCGATCCGCATCCGCCGATCTGGATCGGCGGCAACACGTCGTCGTCGCGGCAGCGGGTGGCCCAGTACGGCGACGGCTGGTGCCCGTTCCCGGCGCCGCCGCAGCTGGCCCAGACGGCCGGCACCGCCGTCATCGACTCCGTGCAGAAGCTCGCCGACGGCATCGACGATCTGCGGCGCAGATGCGATGCGGCACAACGGGATTGGTCGGGAATCGATATCACCTTCACCAACTTCGAGGGCGGCAGCCCGGCGAGCGACGACTTCAACGCCGACGCCTACCTCGAGGGCCTGGACAAGCTGGCGAAGCTCGGCGTGACGTGGGTCAGCATCCACCTCCCCGGCGACAGCATGACGCACGCGCTCGAGACCCTCGACCGGTTCCGCACCCTGGTCGTCGACGCGGCCTAG
- a CDS encoding acyl-CoA thioesterase, with protein sequence MTKASEESAQTEWTVQGLLDLFDVQADGDDRFTGETGIAAGDERQVVEGTQVLAQAIVAVAKRFPDKSVRSAHAVFSRAVVVGPPIELVIDVVSEGRSTATAVVAVHQNGRRCLSITVLADVPTDDVIRHHLPRPDVAAPADAHHSPMPMVGRELRLVDVVDINSPDEVGPPELYAWLHYDPIPTRDELAKALLAYFTGHLGISTTMRAHEGIGTAQAHLTVSTAPMSISVAFHEPVDWTGWLLYTHESTQVGAGMSYVRGTVHAEEGDLLASFAQEALIRPLRTSDTAIDSRARF encoded by the coding sequence TTGACGAAGGCGTCTGAGGAATCCGCGCAGACCGAATGGACCGTGCAGGGCCTGCTGGATCTGTTCGACGTACAGGCCGACGGGGACGACCGGTTCACCGGTGAGACCGGCATCGCCGCCGGCGACGAACGCCAGGTCGTCGAAGGCACCCAGGTGCTCGCCCAAGCGATCGTCGCGGTGGCGAAGCGCTTTCCGGACAAGTCGGTGCGCTCGGCGCACGCGGTGTTCTCCCGTGCCGTCGTCGTCGGTCCGCCGATCGAACTCGTCATCGACGTCGTGTCCGAAGGCCGGTCCACCGCCACGGCGGTGGTCGCCGTGCACCAGAACGGCCGGCGCTGCCTGAGCATCACCGTGCTGGCCGACGTCCCGACCGACGATGTCATCCGGCACCACCTGCCCCGCCCCGATGTGGCCGCCCCGGCGGACGCCCACCACTCGCCGATGCCGATGGTCGGCCGCGAGCTACGCCTCGTCGACGTCGTCGACATCAACAGCCCCGACGAGGTCGGCCCGCCCGAGCTCTACGCGTGGCTGCACTACGACCCGATCCCGACCCGCGACGAGTTGGCCAAGGCGCTGCTCGCCTACTTCACCGGCCATCTGGGCATCTCCACCACGATGCGCGCACACGAGGGCATCGGCACCGCCCAGGCGCACCTGACCGTGTCGACCGCACCGATGAGCATCTCCGTCGCTTTCCACGAACCGGTGGACTGGACCGGGTGGTTGCTCTATACGCACGAGAGCACCCAGGTCGGCGCGGGCATGTCGTATGTGCGCGGCACCGTGCACGCCGAAGAGGGTGACCTGCTGGCCTCGTTCGCCCAGGAGGCTCTGATCCGCCCGCTGCGCACCAGCGACACGGCGATCGACTCGCGCGCGCGGTTCTAA